The nucleotide sequence CGGGCGTAGGCGACCGGGTCGTCGGGCAGGCGCAGCACCCGCGCCGCGAGGTCGGGCGGCAGCGCCGCGGACCGCACCAGCGCCACGGCGCCGGCGTCCGCCGCGAGGGCGTCCGCGACGGCGCCGAGCGGGCCCGACCGCGCGGGGGCGCGGGGGGCGTAGTGGCTGGGCAGCGCCCCCGGGACCCGGGGGACGGCGTCCCCCGCCCCCCGGGGAGCGTCCGGCCGGACGTCGGCCCGGACCGCGA is from Trueperaceae bacterium and encodes:
- a CDS encoding Sua5 family C-terminal domain-containing protein; this encodes AVRADVRPDAPRGAGDAVPRVPGALPSHYAPRAPARSGPLGAVADALAADAGAVALVRSAALPPDLAARVLRLPDDPVAYARGFYDAVRRLDAGRPSVLWIEAPPDGDAWAAIRDRVARATA